A window of the Verrucomicrobiia bacterium genome harbors these coding sequences:
- a CDS encoding efflux RND transporter periplasmic adaptor subunit, with product MSAPPIPPLRASPDRCRRAAALLVAALLPLGGCKKPEVAAPQPPSVEVITLVPTNAPISAEIIGTLDSPQNVEIRARVEAFVQEMPFVEGIEVTQGDLLFRLDRRPYEETLAAAKGMLAEAEAALKKYEADVNRLQPLAAVRAVPKQDLDNALASVDVGKASVISARARVDAALLDLEYCDVRAPITGLIGARQVSVGELVGKGQPTLMATMSTLDPIWFYCAVSEVDFLRTEAEAKATGRTLADLPLRLVLSDGSLHPEPGRVVFIDRAVDQKTGTLRVRAEFPNPDKILRPGMFARARVDLGSRTNSLMVPERALLELQGRSYVWTIGDDDKAVRRSVTPGRQIGGETLILEGLRAGDRVVTEGLQKVQDGVAVRIAGPASSGAAPTTR from the coding sequence ATGAGTGCACCGCCCATCCCGCCCCTTCGCGCGTCGCCAGACCGGTGCCGCCGTGCCGCGGCCCTGCTCGTCGCCGCCCTGCTGCCGCTGGGCGGCTGCAAGAAGCCGGAAGTCGCCGCCCCGCAGCCCCCGTCCGTGGAGGTGATCACCCTCGTGCCGACCAATGCCCCGATTTCCGCCGAGATCATCGGCACGCTGGACTCCCCCCAAAACGTGGAAATCCGGGCGCGCGTGGAGGCCTTTGTCCAGGAGATGCCCTTCGTCGAGGGCATCGAGGTGACGCAGGGAGACCTGCTGTTCCGGTTGGACCGTCGCCCCTATGAAGAGACCCTCGCCGCGGCCAAGGGCATGCTTGCCGAGGCCGAGGCCGCCCTCAAAAAGTATGAGGCGGACGTCAACCGTCTCCAACCGCTCGCCGCCGTGCGCGCCGTTCCCAAGCAGGATCTCGACAATGCCCTCGCGTCGGTGGACGTCGGCAAGGCGTCCGTGATCTCGGCACGGGCGCGCGTGGACGCCGCGTTGTTGGACCTCGAATACTGCGACGTGCGGGCACCAATCACCGGGTTGATCGGTGCCCGCCAGGTCTCCGTCGGGGAACTGGTCGGCAAGGGGCAGCCGACGCTCATGGCCACGATGTCCACGCTCGACCCAATCTGGTTCTACTGCGCCGTGAGCGAAGTGGACTTCCTGCGGACCGAAGCGGAGGCGAAGGCGACGGGACGCACGCTGGCCGACCTGCCCCTGCGGTTGGTCCTGTCCGACGGATCCCTGCACCCGGAACCGGGGCGCGTCGTGTTCATTGACCGCGCCGTGGACCAGAAAACCGGCACCCTGCGGGTGCGCGCCGAATTCCCAAATCCCGACAAGATCCTGCGCCCCGGCATGTTTGCGAGGGCCCGCGTGGACCTGGGAAGCCGCACCAACAGCCTGATGGTCCCGGAACGGGCCCTGCTCGAACTGCAGGGGCGGAGCTACGTGTGGACCATCGGCGACGACGACAAGGCCGTCCGGCGATCCGTCACCCCGGGCCGGCAGATCGGCGGCGAGACTCTGATCCTGGAGGGCCTCCGGGCCGGCGACCGCGTCGTCACCGAGGGACTGCAAAAGGTCCAGGACGGCGTGGCCGTCCGCATCGCCGGACCGGCGTCCTCCGGAGCCGCCCCCACCACCCGCTGA
- a CDS encoding glycogen-debranching protein gives MAPTPPSTPPPRSAPTPAGGQPWPLGVVWIPGEDAFNFSIYSRHADRVTLLLFAETAPETPLLEVPLRHPDHRSGNLWHCRLPARELAGAGCYAWRIEGPWAPDQGHRFDAGKVLLDPYAPSVFFPPGYSRDACATAEPTVGRAPLGRLPQPRPEPSPMQRGPRHPISEAIIYELHVKGFTARENSGVAAARRGTFDGLVDKIPYLKELGVTIVELLPVQQFDPQEGNYWGYMTLHFFSPHHAYSASGDAPGEFRRMVEAFHAAGIEVWMDVVYNHSSEGDSRGPTYSFRGIDNDAYYLLQADRSRYVNDTGCGNTLRTGHPAMRVLILQSLAYWAGQLGVDGFRFDLASIFSRADDGTMGRHESALISEVSFLARQLNLRLVAEAWDISSNQLGRGFPGMMWLQWNGLYRDDIRSFVRGEGGRVGALMRRLYGSDDLFPDGPRDTCRPYQSVNFVTAHDGFCLHDLLAYDQRHNEANGHGNTDGTPDNRSWNCGWEGEDGAPAGVVALRRRQAKNVCALLMLANGVPMFPAGDEFLNTQGGNNNPYNQDNETTWLDWSRLETHREVHRFFQRMIAFRKSHPSIARPTFWRSDVEWSGPDGTPDWGPESRHLAYRLRGGSAGVSDLYVMINGHWDDREFLLPPPGTSPWRVVVDTAEPPPGDVPDPDDQRPLDRGSHTIRARSVVVLETAGAPP, from the coding sequence ATGGCCCCCACGCCGCCGTCAACCCCGCCACCCCGGTCCGCCCCCACCCCCGCCGGCGGGCAGCCTTGGCCCCTCGGCGTCGTCTGGATTCCCGGTGAGGATGCCTTCAACTTTTCGATCTATTCCCGTCATGCGGACCGGGTGACACTGCTGCTGTTCGCCGAGACCGCGCCCGAAACGCCGCTTCTCGAAGTGCCGCTCCGGCATCCGGACCACCGGTCGGGCAACCTCTGGCACTGCCGCCTGCCCGCCCGGGAACTCGCGGGGGCCGGCTGCTACGCCTGGCGCATCGAGGGGCCCTGGGCGCCGGACCAGGGGCACCGGTTCGATGCAGGAAAGGTGCTTCTCGATCCCTATGCACCGTCCGTGTTCTTTCCGCCCGGTTATTCCCGGGACGCCTGCGCCACGGCAGAGCCGACGGTCGGGCGGGCGCCGCTCGGGCGCCTGCCGCAACCCAGGCCGGAACCGTCCCCGATGCAGCGCGGCCCGAGGCACCCCATCTCCGAGGCGATCATCTACGAACTGCACGTCAAGGGATTCACCGCACGGGAGAACTCGGGCGTGGCCGCAGCCCGCCGAGGCACCTTTGACGGACTGGTGGACAAGATCCCGTACCTGAAGGAACTCGGGGTGACGATCGTGGAACTGTTGCCCGTGCAACAGTTCGATCCCCAGGAGGGGAACTACTGGGGTTACATGACCCTGCACTTCTTTTCGCCCCACCACGCGTATTCCGCCTCCGGAGACGCCCCCGGCGAGTTCCGCCGCATGGTCGAGGCGTTTCACGCCGCCGGCATCGAGGTCTGGATGGACGTGGTCTACAATCACTCCAGCGAGGGGGATTCCCGGGGGCCCACCTACAGCTTCAGGGGCATTGACAACGACGCCTACTACCTGCTGCAGGCCGACCGCAGCCGCTATGTGAACGACACCGGATGCGGCAACACCCTCCGGACCGGTCATCCGGCCATGCGCGTCCTCATCCTCCAGAGCCTGGCCTACTGGGCCGGGCAGCTCGGAGTTGATGGCTTCCGCTTCGATCTGGCGTCCATCTTCTCCCGGGCCGACGACGGCACGATGGGGCGGCACGAATCGGCCCTCATCTCGGAAGTCAGCTTTCTCGCCCGCCAGCTCAACCTGCGCCTGGTCGCGGAAGCCTGGGACATCAGCAGCAACCAGCTCGGACGCGGCTTTCCCGGAATGATGTGGCTGCAGTGGAACGGACTGTATCGCGACGACATCCGCTCCTTCGTCCGGGGGGAGGGCGGGAGGGTGGGCGCCCTCATGCGACGCCTCTACGGGAGCGACGACCTGTTTCCCGACGGTCCGCGGGATACCTGTCGCCCCTACCAGAGCGTGAATTTTGTCACCGCCCACGACGGCTTCTGCCTGCATGATCTCCTGGCGTATGACCAGCGTCACAATGAGGCCAACGGGCACGGAAACACCGATGGCACCCCGGACAACCGGAGCTGGAACTGCGGATGGGAGGGGGAGGACGGCGCCCCTGCCGGAGTGGTGGCCCTGCGGCGACGTCAGGCAAAAAACGTCTGCGCGCTCCTCATGCTGGCCAACGGGGTGCCCATGTTCCCGGCCGGCGACGAGTTCCTGAACACCCAGGGGGGTAACAACAATCCCTACAACCAGGACAACGAGACAACCTGGCTCGACTGGTCGCGGCTGGAGACCCATCGGGAGGTGCACCGGTTTTTTCAACGGATGATCGCGTTCCGAAAATCGCATCCTTCGATCGCGCGCCCGACATTCTGGCGGAGCGACGTCGAATGGAGCGGCCCGGACGGCACCCCCGATTGGGGCCCCGAGTCCCGCCATCTCGCCTACCGGCTCCGAGGAGGCTCCGCCGGAGTTTCGGATCTCTACGTGATGATCAACGGCCATTGGGACGATCGCGAGTTCCTGCTGCCGCCGCCGGGGACCTCGCCGTGGCGGGTGGTGGTGGACACCGCCGAACCGCCCCCCGGGGATGTTCCGGATCCGGACGACCAACGCCCCCTGGACCGCGGTTCGCACACGATCCGCGCCCGGAGCGTCGTCGTCCTGGAAACTGCGGGGGCGCCGCCGTGA
- a CDS encoding arylesterase, giving the protein MLLIVWMAWCLPQAAPTRLAADEPAPRRTVMVLGDSLAAGYGVDPSESFPARLQELADEAGLPVTVVNAGVSGDTTAGGLRRLDWLLRRPVDVLLIELGGNDGLRGLAPEATRTNLTGIVRRAREQRPGVEILLAGMQMPPNMGEAYGSRFQKVFPEVAGAEGVELIPFLLEGVGGIPELNLPDQIHPTAAGHRLIASNVWITLEPVLRKSGKR; this is encoded by the coding sequence ATGCTCCTGATCGTGTGGATGGCGTGGTGCCTTCCGCAGGCCGCCCCCACCCGGCTCGCGGCCGACGAGCCGGCCCCCCGCCGGACGGTGATGGTCCTCGGGGACTCCCTGGCCGCCGGCTATGGCGTGGACCCATCGGAGTCGTTTCCCGCACGACTTCAGGAACTCGCCGACGAGGCCGGCCTTCCCGTGACAGTGGTCAACGCGGGGGTCAGCGGCGATACGACCGCTGGCGGACTGCGGCGGCTGGACTGGCTGCTGCGGCGTCCGGTGGATGTGCTGCTCATCGAACTGGGGGGCAACGATGGATTGCGGGGCCTCGCGCCGGAGGCAACCCGCACCAACCTGACGGGCATTGTCCGCCGCGCGCGGGAACAACGTCCCGGCGTCGAGATCCTCCTCGCCGGCATGCAAATGCCCCCCAACATGGGGGAAGCGTATGGCTCCCGGTTCCAGAAGGTGTTCCCCGAGGTGGCCGGGGCGGAGGGAGTCGAACTGATTCCGTTCCTGTTGGAGGGCGTTGGCGGGATCCCTGAGTTGAATCTGCCGGACCAGATCCACCCCACCGCCGCGGGACATCGCCTGATCGCAAGCAATGTCTGGATCACCCTTGAACCGGTCCTCCGAAAATCCGGGAAACGGTGA
- a CDS encoding GNAT family N-acetyltransferase: MSAREALSCLASGMRVFIGSGCAAPQVLVEALAARASEVFDVEVLHILTHGEAPYAREELREHFRQNSFFIGGNVRSAVQSGLADYTPVFLSEIPRLFRERRIHLNLALVQVSPPDAHGFCSYGVSVDVVKAAVESADHVIAEVNPHVPRTLGDSFVHVSELDALVKSDRPLLEHPSEPESPEAQRIAEFIETLVPDGATLQTGIGAIPSAVLGALIGKRDLGMHTEMLTEAVVPLIEAGVLNGSRKTLLPRKIVTSFCFGSRAFYDYLADNPAFEFRPTEFTNDPFQIARNDRMIAISSAIEVDLTGQICADSIGGRFYSGFGGQTDFMRGAARSREGKPIIALPSATRDGTVSRITPMLKPGAGVVTTRADAHYVVTEYGVAFLHGRSVRERALALIHIAHPKFRDELLREARDRRLVPADQIALPAGLRPYPLKYEVEQLLEPGLVARVRPIRPTDERLLKELFYTHEPSTIYQRYFSDLRHLPNAMVQRLVTLDYRDDMALVALVPDGGSERLVAVARYHRDPATQWAEIAVVVRENFRRRGLAAFLLRHLARIAGEQGIAGFQATVLPENRAMFGLLQRLAEPVEARNQNGTNVVRFPLSAIRPVPAPVKHTTPGS, from the coding sequence ATGTCCGCCCGCGAGGCTTTGTCCTGCCTGGCCAGCGGCATGCGGGTGTTCATCGGATCCGGATGCGCCGCGCCGCAGGTCCTGGTGGAGGCCCTCGCGGCCCGGGCGTCCGAGGTGTTCGACGTGGAAGTGCTGCACATCCTCACGCACGGCGAGGCTCCGTACGCCCGGGAGGAACTTCGGGAGCATTTCCGCCAAAACTCCTTCTTCATCGGAGGCAACGTGCGATCCGCGGTCCAGTCCGGTCTGGCCGACTACACGCCGGTGTTCCTGTCGGAGATTCCCCGCCTGTTCCGGGAACGACGCATTCACCTCAACCTGGCCCTGGTGCAGGTCAGTCCACCGGATGCGCATGGGTTCTGCAGCTACGGGGTCTCCGTGGACGTGGTGAAGGCCGCCGTGGAGTCGGCGGACCATGTCATTGCCGAGGTGAATCCCCATGTGCCGCGCACGCTGGGCGACAGCTTCGTCCACGTGAGCGAACTGGACGCCCTGGTGAAGAGCGACCGGCCGCTGCTGGAGCATCCATCAGAACCGGAATCGCCCGAGGCGCAGCGGATTGCCGAATTCATCGAGACCCTGGTGCCCGACGGGGCCACGCTGCAAACCGGCATCGGCGCCATTCCCAGCGCGGTGCTCGGGGCGTTGATCGGCAAGCGGGATCTGGGGATGCACACCGAAATGCTCACCGAGGCCGTCGTGCCCCTCATTGAGGCCGGTGTGCTCAACGGTTCCCGCAAGACGCTCCTGCCGCGCAAGATTGTCACCAGTTTCTGCTTTGGCTCCCGGGCCTTCTACGACTACCTCGCCGACAATCCGGCGTTCGAGTTTCGTCCGACCGAGTTCACCAACGACCCGTTCCAGATCGCACGCAATGACCGGATGATCGCCATCAGCTCGGCGATCGAGGTGGACCTGACCGGACAGATTTGTGCGGACTCCATCGGGGGGCGTTTCTACAGCGGATTTGGGGGGCAGACGGATTTCATGCGCGGGGCAGCCCGCAGCCGGGAGGGTAAACCGATCATCGCCCTGCCGTCCGCCACGCGCGACGGCACCGTCTCGCGCATCACACCGATGCTGAAGCCGGGCGCCGGCGTCGTGACCACCCGTGCGGATGCCCACTATGTGGTCACCGAGTATGGGGTGGCATTCCTGCATGGCCGTTCGGTTCGGGAGCGGGCGCTCGCCCTGATCCATATCGCGCATCCGAAATTTCGCGATGAGTTGCTGCGCGAGGCGCGGGACCGTCGGCTGGTTCCCGCCGACCAGATCGCGCTGCCGGCCGGATTGCGCCCCTACCCGTTGAAGTACGAGGTCGAGCAGTTGCTGGAACCGGGTCTGGTCGCGCGGGTGCGTCCGATCCGGCCCACGGACGAACGATTGCTGAAGGAACTGTTTTACACGCACGAGCCTTCCACGATCTACCAACGATACTTTTCCGACCTGCGGCATCTGCCCAACGCGATGGTCCAGCGCCTCGTGACCCTGGATTATCGGGACGACATGGCGCTGGTGGCCCTGGTGCCGGATGGCGGGTCCGAGCGCCTGGTCGCGGTGGCACGATACCACCGCGATCCGGCGACCCAATGGGCCGAAATCGCCGTGGTGGTGCGCGAAAATTTCCGTCGCCGCGGGCTGGCCGCCTTTCTCCTGCGTCATCTCGCGCGCATCGCCGGGGAGCAGGGCATCGCTGGATTCCAGGCGACCGTCCTCCCCGAAAACCGGGCCATGTTCGGTCTGCTCCAGCGGCTTGCCGAGCCGGTCGAGGCCCGAAACCAGAACGGAACGAACGTCGTGCGGTTCCCGTTGTCGGCCATCCGTCCGGTGCCGGCGCCCGTCAAACACACGACGCCGGGGTCTTGA
- a CDS encoding VWA domain-containing protein: MNFLAPLAFLFALSLPVVVSFYLLKRKRQVRLVPSTLLWQRFLAETQASAPFQRLRHSTLLLLQLLLLLLIVLALARPYFAGRTAEASLQIVILDASASMQSRDGSPTRFDAARAGALALVDALPTGFGPRSAQMLVMVAGAHAEVRQSATSEKSALRRAIEAARPSDAPTRLAEALQVAATLTRDRSDAEIHLFSDGAGVDLSEFEKKDLRLVFHKVGSKSDNAGIVALDVKANPEEPSQRAIFASIANPGTTPVETTVELRLDDRLVESKPVRIGPTNTTPVAFVASQERDGIFSVRLRHEDLLAADNEARVVSQMPAPIRVLLVTRGNRFLEKALAASGPQVDLVVAADLTTPAADMDLVVLDAVTPAVWPTGNVLAFEVVPPGWFPAEPGVLEAPPIVDWRNSHPVLRFVSFDNVAVAQALATPTPGWAVALVDSPETPLVLAGELGRQRIIWVAFDPLQSTWPLRISFPIFVANAVEWLNPASVAAAERLIRAGEAFRMPLAAGTGPSVARVVLPGGAERTVPVDPDSREFVFGDTGRQGVYRVQWGTNDVVFAVNLLDAAETDVTPQEQLDLGRRGEIAATTTRRANLESWRWFALAGLGVLLGEWWWFHRRTA; encoded by the coding sequence ATGAACTTCCTCGCACCCCTGGCCTTCCTGTTCGCGCTGTCGCTGCCGGTGGTGGTGAGCTTCTACCTGCTCAAGCGCAAGCGGCAGGTGCGTTTGGTGCCCAGCACGTTGTTGTGGCAACGGTTCCTCGCCGAGACCCAGGCCAGTGCGCCATTCCAGCGGCTGCGTCACAGCACCTTGCTGCTGCTCCAGCTGCTGCTCCTGCTGCTCATCGTCCTGGCCCTCGCGCGCCCCTACTTCGCCGGTCGAACCGCCGAGGCATCCCTGCAGATCGTCATCTTGGACGCGAGCGCCTCCATGCAGTCCCGCGATGGCAGCCCGACCCGGTTCGACGCGGCGCGGGCCGGCGCCCTCGCACTGGTGGACGCGCTCCCCACAGGGTTTGGTCCGCGGAGCGCCCAGATGCTGGTCATGGTGGCCGGTGCCCATGCGGAGGTGCGTCAGTCGGCCACCTCGGAGAAATCGGCCCTTCGCCGCGCGATCGAGGCCGCCCGGCCGTCGGATGCCCCGACCCGGCTCGCGGAGGCCCTGCAGGTGGCCGCCACGCTGACCCGCGACCGTTCGGACGCCGAGATCCACCTGTTCAGCGACGGGGCCGGGGTGGACCTTTCGGAGTTCGAAAAGAAGGACCTGCGGCTGGTGTTTCACAAGGTCGGCTCGAAATCCGACAACGCCGGAATCGTGGCCTTGGACGTCAAGGCCAACCCCGAGGAACCCTCCCAGCGTGCGATCTTTGCCTCCATTGCCAATCCGGGCACGACCCCTGTGGAGACCACCGTGGAATTGCGACTCGACGACCGCCTCGTCGAATCCAAACCGGTCCGCATCGGGCCCACGAACACCACCCCGGTGGCCTTCGTCGCCTCCCAGGAGCGGGACGGGATCTTCTCCGTGCGGTTGCGTCATGAGGACCTGCTGGCGGCGGACAACGAGGCGCGTGTGGTAAGCCAGATGCCGGCACCCATCCGGGTGCTGCTGGTGACCCGGGGAAACCGCTTCCTTGAAAAGGCCCTCGCCGCCTCGGGGCCGCAGGTGGACCTGGTGGTGGCTGCGGACCTGACCACGCCCGCCGCGGACATGGACCTCGTGGTGCTGGACGCCGTGACGCCCGCGGTCTGGCCGACGGGCAATGTGCTGGCGTTTGAGGTCGTGCCACCCGGGTGGTTCCCGGCGGAGCCCGGAGTGCTGGAGGCACCCCCGATCGTGGACTGGCGCAACAGCCATCCGGTGCTGCGGTTCGTCAGTTTTGACAATGTCGCCGTCGCCCAGGCGCTGGCGACGCCGACTCCGGGATGGGCGGTGGCCCTCGTGGATTCCCCGGAGACTCCGTTGGTCCTCGCCGGTGAATTGGGACGCCAGCGCATCATCTGGGTGGCGTTTGATCCGCTTCAGAGCACGTGGCCGTTGCGGATCAGTTTCCCGATTTTTGTGGCCAACGCCGTGGAATGGTTGAACCCGGCCAGCGTGGCGGCGGCGGAGCGGCTGATCCGTGCCGGCGAGGCGTTTCGCATGCCGTTGGCGGCCGGGACGGGTCCCTCGGTGGCCCGGGTCGTGTTGCCCGGCGGCGCGGAACGAACGGTTCCGGTGGACCCCGATTCGCGGGAATTTGTGTTCGGTGACACCGGAAGGCAGGGGGTGTATCGGGTTCAGTGGGGCACCAACGACGTGGTGTTCGCGGTCAATCTGCTCGACGCGGCGGAGACGGATGTGACGCCTCAGGAGCAGCTGGATCTTGGCCGGCGCGGCGAAATCGCGGCCACGACGACGCGCCGCGCCAATCTCGAGTCGTGGCGCTGGTTCGCCCTCGCGGGTCTGGGCGTCCTGCTCGGGGAATGGTGGTGGTTTCACCGGAGGACGGCATGA
- a CDS encoding substrate-binding domain-containing protein has protein sequence MTESPPSGSGSRTGTVPLLLGALALIAVVAVLVSFRRAPASVVLYCAQDQVFAEPLLAGFEASTGIRVRTVFDSEAVKTVGLANRLLAEQGHPVADVFWGNEELRTRQLAGRGVFGQVPRWTAFGQRTRRLVMPEVVPDGWAPPESFRELTNVRFRGRLAMAYPLFGTTATHFLVLRQRWGESNWLAWCEALAANEPFIEEGNSQVVRRVARGEALVGLTDSDDIEAARREGLDVVALPPDLDSLRIPNTVALVPRNGGVSPEARRLLDHLTSEAVRRELEAVGALEEPGTGPEPAAPDWERLLAELDTGTDQLKNLFRR, from the coding sequence ATGACCGAATCCCCGCCGTCAGGATCTGGAAGCCGGACCGGGACCGTCCCCCTGCTTTTGGGCGCCCTTGCCCTGATCGCGGTGGTGGCCGTCCTGGTTTCGTTCCGTCGCGCCCCGGCGTCCGTCGTCCTCTACTGCGCCCAGGATCAGGTCTTTGCCGAGCCCCTGCTTGCGGGATTCGAGGCGTCCACCGGGATTCGCGTCCGGACTGTGTTCGACAGCGAGGCGGTCAAGACCGTCGGTCTGGCCAACCGGTTGCTTGCGGAACAGGGGCATCCGGTTGCCGACGTGTTCTGGGGCAACGAGGAACTGCGGACCCGCCAGCTGGCCGGCCGCGGCGTGTTTGGTCAGGTGCCGCGGTGGACCGCCTTTGGGCAGCGCACCCGGCGACTGGTGATGCCGGAAGTCGTGCCCGACGGTTGGGCGCCTCCGGAATCGTTTCGCGAACTGACCAACGTCCGGTTCCGCGGGCGCCTCGCGATGGCCTACCCGCTCTTCGGGACCACCGCGACCCACTTTCTGGTGTTGCGACAACGTTGGGGGGAATCCAACTGGCTCGCCTGGTGCGAGGCCCTCGCCGCGAACGAGCCGTTCATCGAGGAGGGGAATTCGCAGGTGGTTCGCCGCGTCGCCCGGGGCGAGGCGCTCGTCGGCCTGACGGATTCCGACGACATCGAGGCCGCTCGACGGGAGGGACTGGACGTCGTTGCGCTGCCGCCCGACCTTGATTCCCTGCGCATTCCCAACACCGTGGCGCTGGTACCGCGAAATGGCGGGGTGTCCCCGGAGGCCCGGCGGCTGTTGGACCATCTGACCTCGGAGGCGGTACGCCGCGAGCTCGAGGCGGTTGGGGCGCTTGAGGAACCGGGGACGGGTCCGGAACCGGCGGCGCCAGACTGGGAACGGCTTCTGGCGGAACTCGACACGGGAACGGACCAGCTCAAGAACCTGTTCCGCCGATGA
- a CDS encoding carbamoyltransferase translates to MRHVLGISAFFHDSAAALLSEGRVVAAAQEERFSRCKNDARFPHHAAGYCLREAGITPDQLDVIAFYEKPILKFSRTLETFLSLAPRGLRTFTRIVPPWLSERLNLRKTLRKALPGLSSDCRILFPSHHESHAASAFLPSPYPSAAILTVDGVGEWATTTIGRGRGGTVELLEELRFPHSLGLLYSAFTAYCGFRVNSGEYKLMGLAPYGEPVHADLILRELIELREDGSFRLNTRYFNLLADDYLTNDRFHGLFGGPPRPPEAPLEPRHLDIARSIQHVTEDVLLRLARRAHAITGERHLCLAGGVALNCVANGRILRDGPFDALWIQPAAGDAGGALGAALVAWHGDPGRGGLGEERTPVEPDAMQGAFLGPAFSDADVEGVLRSHAAVFERLDPGALLERTAAALASEQVVGWVQGRMEFGPRALGHRSILGDPRSPRMQSVMNLKVKFRESFRPFAPAVRAHRAAAFFELDTPSPYMLLVAPVRAALRRPVDPAVRGLDRLRQAHSTLPAITHVDGSARVQTVTAAENPLLEALLARFEARTGCPVLINTSFNVRGEPVVCSPDDAYRCFINSEMDALVIGSFYLERPRQPHRSLPPTFEARPD, encoded by the coding sequence ATGCGCCACGTGCTGGGGATTTCCGCATTTTTCCACGACTCCGCCGCGGCGCTGCTCAGCGAGGGACGCGTCGTGGCAGCAGCGCAGGAGGAGCGCTTCTCCCGATGCAAGAACGATGCGCGATTCCCCCACCACGCCGCCGGGTACTGCCTGCGGGAGGCCGGCATCACTCCGGATCAGCTCGACGTCATCGCCTTCTACGAGAAACCGATCCTCAAGTTCAGCCGCACGCTCGAGACGTTTCTCAGCCTCGCGCCCCGGGGCCTGCGCACCTTCACCCGCATCGTGCCCCCCTGGTTGTCCGAACGCCTCAACCTGCGAAAGACGCTCCGGAAGGCATTGCCGGGGCTCTCATCGGACTGCCGGATCCTCTTCCCTTCACACCATGAGTCCCATGCGGCGAGCGCCTTTCTGCCGTCGCCGTATCCGTCTGCCGCAATTCTCACCGTGGACGGTGTCGGCGAATGGGCGACGACCACGATCGGTCGCGGACGCGGGGGCACCGTGGAACTCCTCGAAGAACTGCGATTCCCCCATTCCCTCGGACTTCTCTATTCCGCCTTCACCGCCTATTGCGGATTCCGGGTCAACTCCGGCGAGTACAAGCTCATGGGACTCGCCCCCTACGGCGAACCGGTCCATGCCGACCTGATCCTGCGGGAGTTGATTGAATTGCGAGAGGACGGCTCCTTCCGGCTGAACACCCGTTATTTCAACCTGCTTGCCGATGACTACCTGACGAACGACCGCTTTCATGGCCTGTTTGGCGGTCCACCGCGTCCTCCCGAGGCTCCCCTGGAGCCACGCCACCTCGACATCGCACGATCCATCCAGCACGTGACCGAGGACGTTCTGCTCCGCCTGGCCCGCAGGGCGCACGCGATCACAGGCGAACGTCACCTTTGCCTGGCAGGCGGCGTGGCGTTGAACTGCGTGGCCAACGGCCGGATCCTGCGCGACGGGCCGTTCGATGCCCTATGGATCCAGCCCGCGGCTGGAGATGCGGGCGGGGCGCTCGGGGCGGCGCTGGTGGCGTGGCACGGCGATCCCGGGCGGGGTGGCCTGGGGGAGGAACGAACGCCGGTCGAGCCCGACGCCATGCAGGGGGCCTTCCTGGGCCCGGCGTTTTCGGATGCAGACGTCGAAGGGGTGCTGCGGTCCCACGCCGCGGTGTTCGAACGACTGGACCCCGGTGCGCTGCTGGAACGGACCGCCGCCGCCCTTGCCTCGGAACAGGTGGTGGGCTGGGTGCAGGGACGGATGGAGTTCGGCCCGAGAGCCCTGGGCCATCGGTCCATTCTCGGCGACCCCCGATCTCCGCGAATGCAGTCGGTCATGAACCTGAAGGTGAAGTTCCGGGAATCCTTCCGACCCTTCGCCCCCGCCGTCCGCGCCCACCGCGCCGCCGCGTTCTTCGAACTCGACACCCCATCGCCCTACATGCTGCTCGTCGCCCCGGTCCGCGCCGCGCTTCGGCGCCCGGTGGATCCCGCGGTGCGCGGACTCGACCGGTTGCGTCAGGCGCACTCCACCCTTCCCGCCATCACGCACGTGGATGGCTCGGCGCGGGTCCAGACGGTGACGGCGGCGGAAAATCCCCTGCTGGAAGCGCTCCTGGCCCGGTTTGAAGCCCGGACCGGATGTCCCGTCCTGATCAACACCTCATTCAACGTGCGCGGCGAGCCGGTGGTGTGCAGTCCCGACGACGCGTATCGGTGCTTCATCAATTCCGAGATGGACGCCCTGGTCATCGGCAGCTTCTACCTCGAACGGCCCCGTCAACCCCACCGTTCCCTGCCCCCCACCTTCGAGGCACGTCCGGACTGA